The Kordia sp. SMS9 genome window below encodes:
- a CDS encoding response regulator transcription factor yields MNEKVIKVGITDDHLLFREGVKLILENFENIEFILEADNGKDLLTKLKNGIPDVVLLDLEMPVMDGIETIKELKANPAYQELKVIILTMHTEERMIAYAMELGANGYITKDAVPSEFELAIRTVYSQDYYFSDHVSQAMLKGLRNKTKKAPKIGADYHLTARETEVLQLIAEGFTTQEIGDKLFLSKRTIEGHRKNLISKLGVRNTASLVVKAVKENLVVVD; encoded by the coding sequence ATGAATGAAAAAGTTATTAAAGTAGGGATTACAGACGATCATTTATTATTTCGCGAAGGCGTAAAGTTGATTCTAGAAAATTTTGAAAATATTGAGTTCATACTAGAAGCTGATAACGGAAAAGATTTGTTAACCAAGTTGAAAAATGGCATTCCTGACGTTGTCTTGTTAGATTTGGAAATGCCTGTGATGGACGGTATAGAAACTATCAAAGAACTAAAAGCAAATCCTGCGTATCAAGAGTTGAAAGTCATCATCTTAACCATGCATACCGAAGAACGGATGATTGCGTATGCGATGGAGCTTGGTGCGAATGGATATATAACGAAAGATGCTGTGCCAAGCGAATTTGAATTGGCGATTAGAACGGTGTACAGTCAAGATTATTATTTCAGTGATCACGTGTCGCAAGCCATGTTAAAAGGACTTCGAAACAAAACTAAAAAAGCACCAAAAATTGGAGCAGATTACCACTTAACAGCTCGTGAAACAGAAGTTTTGCAATTAATAGCGGAAGGATTTACGACACAGGAAATTGGCGACAAACTTTTTTTAAGCAAGCGAACTATTGAAGGACATCGAAAGAATTTGATAAGCAAATTGGGCGTTCGAAATACGGCAAGTTTGGTGGTAAAAGCAGTAAAAGAAAATTTAGTTGTAGTAGATTGA
- a CDS encoding GLPGLI family protein, whose translation MRNNTKIVIAFVFMLLNAMLYAQEFQGVATYKTSMKMDLKMDSITTAQGINKEMQEKLNAMLQKQFQKEYTLTFTPYESVYKQEEKLAAPTPQSSGFQVMVLGDGASAVLYKNTKEKRYANEQEVLGKKFLVQDVLEDKGWKLENETKFIGQYTCYKATRTMEMEKMTSMSVNSDDDEPEMTTEKVTVTAWYTPEVPVNTGPDMFWGLPGLILEVNDGTRTMVCSKIVLNPKNKITIKEPTKGKKVAAETFKEIMDKKSKEMIERTRGNRRGDGNEIRIQIGG comes from the coding sequence ATGAGAAACAATACAAAAATAGTCATTGCATTTGTCTTCATGTTACTCAATGCGATGTTGTATGCGCAGGAATTTCAAGGAGTTGCTACGTATAAAACGAGTATGAAAATGGATTTAAAAATGGACAGTATTACCACTGCACAAGGCATCAATAAAGAAATGCAAGAAAAATTGAACGCTATGCTGCAAAAGCAGTTTCAAAAAGAATACACATTAACGTTTACACCGTATGAATCTGTGTACAAACAAGAAGAAAAACTAGCAGCACCAACGCCACAAAGCAGTGGTTTTCAAGTAATGGTCTTGGGCGATGGCGCATCCGCAGTTTTATACAAAAACACCAAGGAAAAGCGGTATGCGAATGAACAAGAGGTTTTAGGAAAAAAATTCTTAGTACAAGATGTATTGGAAGATAAAGGTTGGAAACTGGAAAACGAAACCAAATTCATCGGGCAATATACATGCTATAAGGCAACACGCACCATGGAAATGGAAAAAATGACGTCTATGTCTGTCAATTCCGATGATGACGAACCAGAAATGACAACAGAAAAAGTAACGGTCACAGCTTGGTATACGCCAGAAGTTCCTGTAAATACTGGGCCAGATATGTTTTGGGGATTGCCAGGATTAATTTTAGAAGTGAACGATGGAACGCGTACGATGGTATGCAGCAAAATCGTATTAAACCCTAAAAATAAAATAACCATTAAAGAGCCGACAAAAGGGAAAAAAGTAGCTGCTGAAACGTTCAAAGAAATTATGGACAAAAAATCAAAAGAAATGATTGAGCGTACCCGCGGAAACAGGCGAGGTGATGGTAACGAAATTAGAATCCAAATAGGTGGATAA
- a CDS encoding aspartyl protease family protein: MKTNLYSFVVCVLGFVLAIQAQVTTIPFVNDELMYIKVKVNNHPELLNFVFDTGASTVVLDEKIAKKIGVKADYQQPTEGAGGSEMYNIALAQKFQVGTITLGDAHTVLVDLERLTKRGNLPIDGIIGYNIMREYVTHIDYDQQIIQLYKNIDEIEGKEAYTALETTFDYSQIPQLNLEFTLENHQKFKGNFLFDSGANITFLLNTPFVKEKNIERLLKKTIENKAEGLTTSTNFKIGKIASAKLGDFAFGEMPIDLSNSKAGVMSSSNFTGILGVKIISRFNLILDYANEKMYLKPNKTYHNAFEFPRSGISLTKEADAIKISNVITAAEAYQKGIREGDQLLEINDVIADDVRKCRALLKQKNTNVKLKIKDKTGSIKTVTILLKRLI; encoded by the coding sequence ATGAAAACGAATTTATATTCTTTTGTGGTTTGTGTGCTAGGTTTTGTATTGGCGATACAAGCGCAAGTAACAACGATTCCTTTTGTGAATGACGAATTGATGTATATCAAAGTCAAAGTCAACAATCATCCAGAACTTTTAAATTTTGTATTTGATACCGGCGCTTCCACAGTAGTTTTGGATGAGAAAATAGCAAAGAAAATTGGTGTAAAAGCAGATTATCAACAACCAACGGAAGGTGCTGGAGGCAGTGAAATGTACAATATTGCATTGGCTCAAAAATTTCAAGTAGGAACAATTACACTAGGAGATGCGCACACTGTTTTGGTCGATTTAGAACGCTTAACGAAAAGAGGAAATCTTCCAATAGATGGTATCATTGGATACAATATCATGCGTGAATATGTAACGCATATTGATTACGATCAGCAAATAATTCAGTTATATAAAAATATAGATGAAATTGAAGGAAAAGAAGCATATACTGCTTTAGAAACGACTTTTGATTACAGTCAAATTCCGCAACTGAATCTTGAATTTACACTGGAAAATCATCAAAAATTTAAAGGGAATTTTCTGTTTGATTCAGGTGCGAACATCACTTTTTTACTCAACACACCTTTTGTAAAAGAAAAAAACATAGAACGTTTGCTCAAAAAAACCATTGAAAATAAAGCAGAAGGGTTAACGACTTCTACAAATTTTAAAATTGGAAAAATTGCAAGTGCGAAGTTGGGCGATTTTGCCTTTGGAGAAATGCCTATAGATTTGTCAAATAGTAAAGCGGGTGTCATGTCTTCAAGCAATTTCACAGGAATTTTAGGTGTCAAAATCATCAGCAGATTCAACCTTATTTTAGATTATGCCAATGAAAAAATGTACCTAAAGCCAAACAAAACGTACCACAATGCTTTTGAGTTTCCTCGAAGCGGAATTTCATTAACCAAAGAAGCAGATGCCATCAAAATATCCAATGTAATTACAGCGGCTGAAGCCTATCAAAAAGGAATCCGTGAAGGTGATCAATTGTTGGAAATTAATGATGTTATTGCGGACGATGTTCGTAAATGCAGAGCACTTTTAAAACAAAAAAACACCAATGTAAAACTCAAAATAAAAGATAAAACAGGTTCCATAAAAACGGTCACAATTTTATTGAAAAGGCTTATTTAA
- a CDS encoding GLPGLI family protein — translation MKQLILWSLVLCTTNIFAQNFQGKAYYQSKTTMDMDSWGRGGREMSAEQKKRVETMMKDYLEKVYILDFTQTTATYKEEEKVETQGRGGGFGKMMMGSFMPGKQYKDVRKGVMLESKEFFGKRFLIKDSLPKLEWQMEGETKKIGKYLCFKATALKKVDELDFNSMRPKKQKDDKDKTAEEKKQDSIKAANDPFSQVDIPKEILVTAWYTLDIPINQGPGEYWGLPGLILEISAYKTTILCSKIVMNPGEKELIEEPTKGEVVTRKEYNEIVKNKMQEMRGMYRGRGRGNRRGGRG, via the coding sequence ATGAAACAACTAATACTTTGGAGCTTAGTTTTATGCACAACGAACATATTTGCTCAAAATTTTCAAGGAAAAGCTTACTATCAATCCAAAACAACGATGGATATGGACAGTTGGGGCAGAGGCGGAAGAGAAATGTCCGCAGAGCAAAAAAAGCGTGTTGAAACGATGATGAAAGATTATCTAGAAAAAGTATACATTCTAGATTTTACGCAAACAACAGCTACGTATAAAGAAGAAGAAAAAGTTGAGACGCAAGGACGAGGTGGCGGATTTGGTAAAATGATGATGGGAAGCTTTATGCCAGGGAAACAATACAAAGATGTGCGCAAAGGCGTGATGCTAGAATCGAAAGAATTTTTTGGAAAAAGATTTCTCATCAAAGACAGCTTGCCAAAGTTAGAATGGCAAATGGAAGGTGAAACCAAAAAAATAGGAAAATACCTTTGCTTTAAAGCGACAGCATTGAAAAAAGTAGACGAACTCGATTTCAACTCCATGCGTCCAAAGAAGCAAAAAGACGACAAAGATAAAACTGCCGAAGAAAAGAAACAAGATTCTATCAAAGCTGCCAACGATCCATTCAGTCAAGTAGATATTCCGAAAGAAATCTTAGTAACAGCTTGGTATACGCTTGATATTCCTATCAATCAAGGGCCTGGAGAATACTGGGGATTACCCGGATTAATCTTAGAAATAAGTGCTTACAAAACTACAATTCTATGTTCTAAAATCGTTATGAATCCTGGCGAAAAAGAACTGATTGAAGAGCCAACCAAAGGGGAAGTTGTAACTCGTAAAGAGTATAACGAAATTGTAAAAAACAAAATGCAAGAAATGCGGGGCATGTATCGCGGTCGCGGTCGTGGCAACCGTCGTGGCGGTAGAGGATAA
- a CDS encoding sensor histidine kinase KdpD, which translates to MKPQRSSWILYGIIATIAITIAVQVYWNYKNYQTNKQQFINQVQISLDNAVEAYYADIAKKDRVMFVSMDASNLGNLPSFDKLRNMDTDSILRMFGHDNYRESDTIIIETNLKELTPNAKETMDSLLISAESSIRTKFSKFANNLQQYKDSVRMFNEVASLYISISEDSLNFEKLKDFLDIELDRKQIAIPYHLQLSVNDKVIDEIGDKTLPAKALKTYAKSVYRKADEKLAMQYTNIQIPVLKKSMFGIFISTFLSLAIISSLLYLLRVIRRQKQLAEIKNDLISNITHEFKTPITTISTALEAIQHFDAIKDPEKTQKYLSISDKQLKKLHLMVEKLLETATLDSEKLFLKKESIHIVDFIQNITDKQRTLTTEKTLTFQSNVDELYTEIDPFHFENAINNLIDNAQKYGGDAIEVNVTKVLETIEITVSDNGTPIDKQQREKIFDKFYRIPKGNTHDVKGFGIGLYYTKKIVEKHHGTVQLVPNTKHTIFKITLLK; encoded by the coding sequence ATGAAGCCACAACGCTCTTCTTGGATTTTATACGGAATTATTGCCACAATCGCCATTACGATTGCTGTGCAAGTGTATTGGAATTACAAGAATTATCAAACCAATAAGCAACAATTTATCAACCAAGTGCAAATTAGTTTGGACAATGCGGTAGAAGCCTATTATGCAGATATCGCAAAGAAAGATAGAGTAATGTTTGTTTCTATGGACGCTTCTAATTTGGGCAATTTGCCATCATTTGACAAGCTTAGAAATATGGATACAGATTCCATTTTACGTATGTTTGGTCATGATAATTACAGAGAGTCTGATACCATTATTATTGAAACAAACCTAAAGGAACTGACTCCTAACGCTAAAGAAACGATGGATTCTTTACTTATTTCAGCAGAATCTTCGATTAGAACAAAGTTTTCAAAATTCGCGAACAACCTTCAGCAATATAAAGATAGTGTTCGCATGTTCAACGAAGTAGCCTCTTTATACATTTCTATTTCCGAAGATTCTTTAAATTTTGAGAAGCTAAAAGATTTTCTTGATATAGAATTAGACCGAAAGCAAATTGCCATTCCCTATCATTTGCAATTATCCGTGAATGATAAAGTGATCGATGAAATTGGCGATAAGACACTTCCCGCGAAAGCATTAAAAACCTATGCAAAATCTGTCTACCGAAAAGCGGACGAAAAATTAGCAATGCAGTATACAAATATTCAAATTCCTGTATTGAAAAAGAGCATGTTCGGCATATTTATATCTACCTTTCTCTCTTTGGCAATTATCAGTTCGTTGCTGTATTTATTGCGTGTAATTCGCCGCCAGAAGCAACTCGCAGAGATAAAAAACGATTTGATCAGCAATATTACACACGAGTTTAAAACACCCATTACTACGATTTCTACAGCATTAGAAGCGATTCAACATTTTGATGCCATTAAAGACCCTGAGAAAACACAAAAGTATTTGTCCATTTCCGACAAGCAATTGAAAAAGTTGCACTTGATGGTCGAGAAATTACTGGAAACTGCCACGCTCGACAGCGAAAAGTTGTTCTTGAAAAAAGAAAGTATACACATTGTTGATTTTATCCAAAATATCACCGATAAACAGCGCACACTCACAACGGAAAAGACACTTACATTTCAAAGTAATGTAGATGAATTGTATACAGAAATTGATCCGTTTCATTTTGAAAATGCTATCAATAATTTGATTGATAATGCACAGAAATATGGTGGCGATGCAATTGAGGTGAATGTGACGAAAGTGCTGGAAACAATAGAAATTACGGTTTCCGACAATGGAACTCCGATTGACAAACAGCAACGCGAAAAGATTTTTGACAAGTTTTACCGAATCCCGAAAGGAAATACACATGATGTAAAAGGTTTTGGAATTGGACTGTATTACACGAAAAAGATTGTTGAAAAACACCACGGAACTGTTCAACTTGTGCCAAATACGAAGCATACTATTTTTAAAATTACGCTGCTAAAATGA
- a CDS encoding deoxynucleoside kinase codes for MHVAIAGNIGAGKTTLTKLLAKHYNWEAHFEDVVDNPYLDDFYTQMERWSFNLQIYFLNSRFRQVLQIRESGRKVIQDRTIYEDAHIFAPNLHAMGLMTNRDYENYQSLFELMQKLVDAPDLLIYLRADISTLVAQIHKRGRDYENSISIDYLSRLNERYEAWISKYNKGKLLVIDVDNLDFVDNPEDLGNVINRIDAEIHGLF; via the coding sequence ATGCATGTTGCAATTGCAGGAAACATTGGCGCAGGAAAAACAACCTTAACAAAATTATTAGCAAAACATTACAACTGGGAAGCACATTTTGAAGATGTCGTTGACAATCCGTATTTGGATGATTTTTACACGCAGATGGAACGATGGAGTTTTAATCTCCAAATTTACTTTTTAAACAGTCGTTTTCGACAAGTTTTACAAATTCGTGAAAGTGGAAGAAAAGTCATTCAAGATCGTACAATTTATGAAGATGCACATATTTTTGCTCCGAATTTACATGCCATGGGATTGATGACAAATCGTGATTATGAAAATTACCAATCGTTGTTTGAATTGATGCAAAAATTGGTAGATGCGCCCGATTTACTAATTTATTTACGTGCCGATATTTCTACGTTGGTTGCGCAAATTCACAAGCGTGGACGCGATTATGAAAACTCAATCAGTATTGATTATTTAAGCCGATTGAACGAACGGTATGAAGCTTGGATCTCCAAATACAATAAAGGAAAATTACTCGTAATTGATGTCGATAATTTGGATTTTGTAGACAATCCTGAAGATTTAGGAAATGTCATTAATAGAATCGACGCAGAAATCCACGGATTGTTTTAG
- a CDS encoding response regulator transcription factor, with protein sequence MKKDTIKLLLAEDESALGQIVKESLESRNFEVFLCENGEIALKTYHEVQPEILVLDVMMPKKDGFTLAQEIRQENATIPIIFLTAKSQVKDVVEGFQHGGNDYLKKPFSMEELIVRIHALLDRIHLKQDHTQIPIGSYIFNHTQQQLRWKKTATQLTHRESELLFHLSEKRNAVLDRTFILNKLWGDDDFFNARSMDVFITKLRKKLKNDPEIQIVNVRGFGYKLIC encoded by the coding sequence ATGAAGAAAGACACCATCAAATTATTATTAGCAGAAGACGAATCTGCCTTGGGACAAATTGTGAAAGAAAGTCTGGAATCGCGCAATTTTGAAGTGTTTTTATGTGAAAATGGCGAAATAGCCTTGAAAACCTATCACGAAGTGCAACCTGAAATTTTAGTGTTGGATGTGATGATGCCGAAAAAAGATGGCTTTACATTGGCACAAGAAATTCGACAAGAAAATGCAACGATTCCGATTATTTTTCTAACCGCAAAATCGCAAGTAAAAGATGTGGTAGAAGGTTTTCAACATGGCGGAAACGACTATTTGAAGAAACCGTTTAGCATGGAAGAATTGATTGTGCGGATTCATGCCTTGTTAGACCGAATTCACCTAAAACAAGATCATACACAAATTCCGATTGGAAGCTACATTTTCAATCATACCCAACAACAATTACGTTGGAAAAAAACTGCCACACAACTGACACACAGAGAATCTGAATTGCTTTTTCACTTATCCGAAAAGCGAAATGCAGTGTTGGATCGAACGTTTATTTTGAACAAACTTTGGGGCGATGACGACTTTTTCAACGCCAGAAGTATGGATGTTTTTATTACCAAACTTCGTAAGAAACTCAAAAACGATCCTGAAATTCAAATTGTGAATGTGCGCGGTTTTGGGTATAAGTTGATTTGCTAA
- a CDS encoding sensor histidine kinase → MDTSESTLTLQIIIIGMVVLFVLSLGVIVFFIIYQRRLFAQQQKHQQIEAEYQRELLQIAIQSEERERTRIGKELHDDVGALLTTTKLYLSQISPEASPEKLQATTEKMYSLFDTMIQGVRSISQDLRPVILERLGLVEAVKSLVATVNAINMVAVNFEDFSRNTISKENELNVYRILQELINNTLKHAKATEISIIFKSDITNFIIIYKDDGVGFHQNELQQKKGIGLKNIESRLSVLSGSFQFEEVSKGIKITIHIPIIS, encoded by the coding sequence ATGGATACATCCGAATCAACGCTAACCTTACAAATTATCATAATTGGAATGGTGGTACTTTTTGTACTGTCGCTTGGGGTAATTGTGTTTTTCATTATCTATCAAAGACGGTTATTCGCACAGCAACAAAAACACCAACAAATAGAAGCGGAATACCAACGAGAATTATTACAAATTGCTATTCAAAGTGAAGAACGCGAACGTACTCGAATTGGAAAGGAATTGCATGATGATGTGGGGGCATTGCTAACGACTACGAAATTGTATTTGAGTCAAATTTCGCCAGAAGCGTCTCCCGAAAAATTACAAGCGACCACCGAAAAAATGTATTCTTTATTTGATACCATGATTCAAGGAGTACGAAGCATTTCACAAGATTTACGACCTGTCATTTTAGAGCGATTGGGTTTGGTAGAAGCGGTAAAAAGCTTGGTCGCAACGGTCAATGCTATAAATATGGTGGCGGTGAATTTTGAGGATTTTTCAAGAAATACAATCTCAAAAGAAAATGAATTGAATGTGTATCGCATCTTACAAGAATTGATAAATAACACACTGAAACACGCTAAAGCGACTGAAATTTCTATTATTTTTAAGAGTGATATCACAAATTTCATCATCATTTACAAAGATGATGGTGTCGGATTTCATCAAAATGAATTGCAACAAAAAAAAGGAATTGGCTTAAAAAATATAGAAAGTAGGTTGTCGGTACTTTCAGGAAGTTTCCAATTTGAAGAAGTTTCTAAAGGAATAAAAATAACCATACACATACCAATCATATCATGA
- a CDS encoding carboxypeptidase-like regulatory domain-containing protein, with the protein MKNILFIMLCFIAQATSAQIQLEGTVKDSLGKPLELANVIALNKATNALESYGITNNEGKFRLKLKQNSNYTIKVSFIGLATINDSLQTKEADLQKDFVMKKDESLAAVELTYEMPVTIKGDTIIYNADSFKNGSERKLGDVLKKLPGMEVSDEGEIEVEGKTVTKVMVEGKDFFDGDSKLATKNIPADAVDKVEVLKNSNEVSQLKGLGNDQDNVMINIKLKEGKKNFWFGEITGGIGPEERYVANPRLFYYSPKYSVNIITDFNNIGSIPFTRRDYFNFTGGFRSAGRNTGTNFNVASSDIGFLTLRDNRAKDINSKFGAANFSYSPKKTWDISGFAIYSGSRTELEENSLNDYIDENTPDETTTTTTRQKSDLGLLKLSSVYKPNTNNQLDYDFFAKISQQTETEDYFSSLLGDIDERQSQNPYSFNQNLNYYYTLNNNHIFALEAQHLYQDEDPFYNARLAQSEQFRFTDLLGLNTSQTFLDIAQDKRVKTNKLDARLDYWYVLNQKSNINITVGTTLSTQQFDSEIFQLLDSGSKLLLNNPQEAIRNDVTYNFTDTFLGLHYKIKSGKFTFTPGITAHAYSLKNTQFGSEFTDTFTRFLPDANILVQFKDSETLNFTYQMQTDFTDVNNLAEGLVFNNFNAIFRGNRTLENALSHNLNLSYFSFNLFNYTNIFAFVNYNKRIDPIRNRSQFLVIPGENTGDPDILSTNTVSTPFNSNFADETFTANGRFERTFGKIKASVGGTLSLSKFNQEINGQRAVNESFTQAYQTRISTNFRDAPNVEVGYNLSINTYDQGQNSNRFITNSPFVNVDAYFLKSFIFTADYSYFNYSNEERTINSYSFLKAELSYRKKDNPWEYSLSGTNLLNTKSLNQDNSNNFLTSTSEYFIQPRYVILSVKYNL; encoded by the coding sequence ATGAAAAATATATTGTTTATTATGCTATGTTTCATAGCACAGGCAACTAGTGCCCAAATTCAACTAGAAGGAACTGTCAAAGATTCACTCGGAAAGCCCTTAGAATTGGCAAATGTCATTGCACTGAACAAAGCAACAAATGCACTAGAATCATACGGAATCACTAATAATGAAGGTAAGTTTCGACTCAAATTGAAGCAAAATTCAAACTACACCATTAAAGTCAGTTTTATCGGTTTGGCAACGATCAACGATTCGTTACAAACAAAAGAAGCTGACCTTCAAAAAGATTTTGTCATGAAAAAAGACGAAAGTCTAGCTGCGGTAGAACTCACCTATGAAATGCCTGTGACCATCAAAGGTGACACAATTATCTACAATGCGGATTCGTTTAAAAATGGTTCCGAACGAAAACTTGGCGATGTATTGAAAAAACTGCCCGGCATGGAAGTGAGCGATGAAGGCGAAATAGAAGTGGAAGGTAAAACGGTGACGAAAGTGATGGTAGAAGGGAAAGATTTTTTTGATGGCGATAGCAAACTTGCCACGAAAAATATTCCTGCGGATGCAGTTGATAAAGTAGAAGTACTAAAAAATAGCAACGAAGTCTCACAATTAAAAGGACTTGGAAACGATCAAGATAATGTGATGATTAATATCAAGCTCAAAGAAGGAAAGAAAAACTTTTGGTTTGGCGAAATTACAGGCGGAATCGGTCCAGAAGAACGCTATGTTGCCAATCCGCGCTTATTTTATTACAGTCCAAAATACAGCGTCAACATCATTACAGATTTTAATAATATCGGCTCCATTCCGTTTACACGACGCGATTATTTTAATTTCACGGGCGGATTCAGAAGTGCTGGCAGAAACACAGGAACCAACTTTAATGTAGCTTCTAGCGATATCGGATTTTTAACCTTGCGGGATAATCGTGCGAAAGATATCAATTCTAAATTCGGCGCAGCAAACTTTAGTTATTCACCCAAAAAAACATGGGATATTAGCGGTTTTGCCATTTATTCAGGTTCTCGAACAGAACTAGAAGAAAATAGCTTGAACGATTATATTGATGAAAATACACCTGATGAAACCACGACGACGACGACACGCCAAAAAAGTGACTTAGGATTGTTAAAATTAAGTTCAGTCTATAAGCCAAATACAAACAATCAGCTAGATTATGATTTCTTTGCAAAAATATCGCAACAAACAGAAACAGAAGATTATTTTTCGTCCTTGTTGGGTGATATTGATGAACGTCAATCGCAAAATCCGTATAGTTTCAATCAGAACTTAAACTATTATTACACACTAAACAACAATCATATTTTTGCGTTGGAAGCGCAGCATTTGTACCAAGATGAAGACCCTTTTTACAACGCACGTTTGGCACAAAGTGAACAATTCCGTTTCACAGATCTATTAGGCTTAAACACGTCGCAAACATTTTTAGACATTGCGCAAGACAAACGTGTAAAAACCAACAAACTCGATGCGCGATTGGACTATTGGTACGTGTTGAACCAGAAAAGTAATATCAACATTACGGTAGGAACAACGCTGAGCACACAGCAATTTGATTCAGAAATATTTCAATTGTTAGACAGTGGAAGTAAGTTGTTATTAAACAATCCGCAAGAAGCGATTCGGAATGATGTAACCTATAATTTTACGGATACATTTTTAGGATTGCATTACAAGATAAAATCTGGAAAATTCACCTTTACGCCAGGAATCACAGCACATGCGTACAGTTTGAAAAATACGCAATTCGGTTCAGAATTTACGGATACTTTCACACGTTTTCTGCCTGATGCAAATATTTTAGTGCAATTTAAAGATTCGGAAACCTTGAATTTTACCTATCAAATGCAAACCGATTTTACGGATGTAAATAATTTAGCGGAAGGTTTAGTGTTTAACAATTTCAATGCTATTTTTCGAGGAAATCGTACACTTGAAAATGCCTTGTCACACAATTTGAATTTGAGTTACTTTAGCTTCAATCTGTTTAATTATACAAACATTTTTGCCTTTGTAAACTATAACAAACGGATAGATCCGATCCGAAATCGTTCACAATTTTTGGTCATTCCAGGAGAAAACACCGGCGATCCTGACATTTTGAGTACGAATACCGTTTCCACGCCTTTCAATTCAAACTTTGCCGATGAAACTTTTACTGCCAATGGTCGCTTTGAACGTACGTTTGGAAAAATAAAAGCATCGGTTGGTGGAACGTTGTCTTTGTCAAAATTTAATCAAGAAATAAATGGGCAAAGAGCGGTAAACGAATCGTTTACGCAAGCCTATCAAACACGCATCAGCACCAATTTTAGAGATGCGCCAAATGTGGAAGTTGGGTATAACTTATCGATCAATACCTACGATCAAGGACAAAATTCAAACCGATTCATCACCAACAGTCCGTTTGTCAATGTAGATGCGTATTTCTTAAAAAGTTTCATCTTTACAGCAGATTATTCGTATTTCAATTACAGCAACGAAGAGCGTACCATCAACAGTTACAGTTTCCTAAAAGCAGAACTATCATACCGAAAAAAAGACAATCCTTGGGAATATTCGCTAAGCGGAACCAACTTATTAAACACAAAATCGTTGAATCAAGATAATTCGAATAACTTTTTAACCAGTACCAGCGAATATTTTATTCAGCCACGTTATGTGATTTTAAGTGTAAAATATAATTTATAA